In the bacterium SCSIO 12741 genome, CCTAACACCCGCTACGCCCGTGGTAAAAATGCCCGAGCCGCCTTAATTATCCGCCGGTTATTTACAGATAAAATGTATGACCGTTTTATGATGCAAATAATGAAATAATGATGGGTTGGTTGTACTCCGCACTTAGTAGAAACGAAGAGTCAAAGAATTTGTAATTTGAGGGAGATGAATTTTTTAGATCATACATTGAATTGGTACCGTGGTGAAGTGTTTGAAGCACTTATCTCGGCCGGGTTTGGAATCGCATTAATCCTCCTTGCTCTTCTTTTCTGGCGTATGGGAACGACACAGGGCGCTCAAGCCCTGCTATTTCCACTTCTGGTTTTGGGTCTCATCCTGGGCGGGTCAGGTATCTATAATGCCTACTCAAACCGAGCCAAAGCAGTCCAATTGGAGCAAAATACGACCGAGGTAAACGCTGCTTTTATTCAAGCTGAAAAAGAGCGGGTAGAAGGATTTCAATACCTCTACACCTTTACCAAGTTCCTGGCTACTTTTTTGTTTACCGTAGCGCTGGTCATTTTCTTTTTTGTGTCGGGGAAAATCTGGCAAGCCATCGCGATCGCCATGATCATTATGGGATTATCGGGCTTGGTGATTGACTATTTTTCAAAGGAACGAGCCGACACGTATTATGAAATCATTTTGAAGCAAGGAGAACAATGACAAACATTGTCCACATTCAATCCATCAGTCAGCTCCACAAATTCATGGGGCACTCGAAGCCCATGCACCCGGCCGTTTCATTCGTTCGATTTTCGGAAATGAATGTGCCCAAAGACCTGACTTTTGAAAAGGCCAGTGCAGAGTTTTACATCATTTCGCTCAAGACCATGCCCGGGCAACTTAAGTATGGGAGAAACTACTACGATTTTGAAGAAGGAACACTCACTTTTTCAGCGCCTAATCAGGTGATGTATCCCTCCCACTTAATGGCCGACATTGAAGATGTGGAGGGTTGGAGTTTGTTTTTTCACCCGGACATTTTGTTTGGAACTCAACTGGGCAAAACAATCCACGACTACAGTTTCTTTTCCTACGATGTAAACGAAGCGCTCCACCTTTCGGATGCCGAGCGGCAAAAAATAGAAGACTGTATTCAGAACATTGTGGATGAATACAACCAAAACCTGGATCGTCATTCGCAAGAACTCATTGTTTCTAATCTGGAGCTGCTGTTGAACTACTGCCATCGGTTTTACGATCGTCAATTCTTTACCCGGAAAAAACAAAACCACGGTGTGGTGAGCGAGATTGAGAGCCTGCTCAGTTCCTACTTCAACTCAGAAGCCCCTTTGAGCAAGGGATTACCATCAGTAAAGTATTGCGCCGACCATGTGAATCTCTCCCCCAATTACTTGAGTGACTTGCTCAAAAAAGAAACCGGTAAAAGCACCAAGGAGCACATCGACTACTTCCTTATCGATAAGGCTAAAAATCTGCTTCTAAACAGCGAACTCAACATCAGCGAAATCGCTTACGAACTTGGGTTTGAGCAGCCGAAATCCTTTAGCAATCTCTTTAAGAAAAAGACAGGCGTATCTCCCAAGGAGTTTCGACTCAACTAAAATCAAAAGCGAAAAAAAGTCCACCAAAACGCGTCAATTGTCAACCTGATTCCCTGATCTCTTTCCTCAATTTTGCTTGTAAAGTTTAAAGCAACAAGTATGAAAGAATTCTGGAACGACCGGTACGGACAAGACGAATACACTTATGGCAAAGAACCCAATGTGTTTATTCAGGAGACCTTGCCTACCCTAACACCCGGAAAAATTTTGTTTCCAGCCGATGGTGAAGGCCGTAACTCGGTATTTGCTGCTGAACTGGGTTGGGATGTTTCGGCCTTTGACTATAGCTCAAGGGGTAAGGAAAAAGCGGATAGCCTGGCCACTTCGAAAGGAGTAAAAGTTGACTTTACCATTCAGAGTTTTCTTCAGGAAGAATATGCCCCGGAAGAATTTGACGCCATTGGATTGACCTATGTTCATTTTCCGGTGGCCATTAAAACCACCATGCATGAGCGCCTGGATAGTTACCTCAAAGTGGGCGGATATGTAGTACTTGAAGCCTACAGCAAGGAGCATCGTGAATTAAACAAGCTAAACCCTGACTTGGGTGGACCTCCGGATGCAGAAGTAATGTACTCACTTGAAGAAATTGAACGTGACTTTAAGAACTACGAATTTGTTACTTTGGAAAAACGAATGGTTCAACTTAAGGAGGGCTTTGGGCACGTCGGTGAAAGTTCAGTCATCCGTTTTATCGGTCGAAAAGTCGCTCCGCGTTAAATTCGGCAATACGAAACTGCTAAGCCATGAGAAGTAAGGATTTTGAACAATTGCCCATCCGAAGTTTTGCCGGGAAGGACCGCAAAGGTGAGGTGGAGTTGTTTTCCATCGAAAAGCTCATGGCGCCACAGGTAGATGGCAAGGC is a window encoding:
- a CDS encoding helix-turn-helix domain-containing protein gives rise to the protein MTNIVHIQSISQLHKFMGHSKPMHPAVSFVRFSEMNVPKDLTFEKASAEFYIISLKTMPGQLKYGRNYYDFEEGTLTFSAPNQVMYPSHLMADIEDVEGWSLFFHPDILFGTQLGKTIHDYSFFSYDVNEALHLSDAERQKIEDCIQNIVDEYNQNLDRHSQELIVSNLELLLNYCHRFYDRQFFTRKKQNHGVVSEIESLLSSYFNSEAPLSKGLPSVKYCADHVNLSPNYLSDLLKKETGKSTKEHIDYFLIDKAKNLLLNSELNISEIAYELGFEQPKSFSNLFKKKTGVSPKEFRLN
- a CDS encoding class I SAM-dependent methyltransferase: MKEFWNDRYGQDEYTYGKEPNVFIQETLPTLTPGKILFPADGEGRNSVFAAELGWDVSAFDYSSRGKEKADSLATSKGVKVDFTIQSFLQEEYAPEEFDAIGLTYVHFPVAIKTTMHERLDSYLKVGGYVVLEAYSKEHRELNKLNPDLGGPPDAEVMYSLEEIERDFKNYEFVTLEKRMVQLKEGFGHVGESSVIRFIGRKVAPR